The window TCGGGATTCACCATTGCCACCTCAGGAGCTGCTGAGCGTGCAGGAATTGTGCACCGCCTCGATGTGGGCACATCCGGTCTCATGGTCGTGGCCAAGAGCGAGAAGGCCTACAGCGCACTCAAGCAGGCATTCCACGATCGTGAAGTCAACAAGATTTATCACGCGGTAGTGCAGGGCCACCCGGACCCTCTGGCAGGAACTATTGATGCTCCTATTGGGCGTCACCCTCGTTCTGACTGGAAATTTGCGGTCACCAACGATGGCAAGCATGCCGTCACTCACTACACAACACTCGAAGCGTTCCCTTTTGCCTCGTTGCTCGAGATCAAGCTCGAGACGGGTCGTACTCACCAGATTCGTGTTCACATGGCTGCCCAACGCCACCCGTGTGTCGGAGATAGCCTTTATGGCGCAGACCCTTCACTCAGTGGACGTCTGGGCCTTTCGCGCCAGTGGCTCCATGCTCACAAACTTGGTTTCACTCACCCCGCCACGGGTGAATATGTGGAGTTCACGTCTGCCTATCCTGCAGATCTGCAACACGCACTCGACGTTCTCGCCGCGGGCTAACCTTCAACTCCTAGGCAAAGGTTTTGCCCTCAGGAGTTTCTCGGCGTGTCGCATATGGCTAGTCTTGAACGACACGCCGTAACACGCCCCAGATATCAAGGAAGTGACTATGCCCGAGCAATCCCGCAACAAGCAGGAAGTGCTCATCGTCACCGGTATGTCTGGCGCTGGTCGTTCGACCGTGGGCAATGCCCTCGAAGACCTCGATTGGTATGTCGTCGACAACCTCCCCCCGCAGATGCTGCGCCCTCTGGTTGAGCTAGCAGATAAGGCAGGAGCAAACCTGCCCAAGATTGCCGCTGTGGTGGACGTTCGTGGCCGTGACTTCTTTGAGAACCTGCAAGAGATCATCCAGTCGATGCCGACAGAGACAGTCGTGCGCGTGCTGTTCTTGGACGCTACCGATGCGTCGCTGGTTCGTCGCTTTGAATCGGTTCGTCGCCCGCACCCACTCCAAGGCGATGGCACCATCTTGGATGGCATCATTGCTGAGCGTTCTCGTATGACGGCACTGCGTGAAAGCAGTGACATCGTCGTGGACACGAGCGATCTCAACATTCACCAGCTCTCTACATTGATTACAGAGCAGTTCGCTCAGGAAGACACCGCCGGTGTTCGTCTGAACTTGATGAGCTTTGGTTTCAAATATGGAACTCCTACAGATGTGGACCTCATTGCTGATGGCCGCTTCTTGCCCAACCCGTTCTGGATTCCAGAACTGCGGGGGAGCACCGGCATGGACAAGGAAGTCTCGGATTATGTCTTGGGGCAGCCTGGTGCGATGGAGTTCGTCGAGAACTATGCCAAGGCACTTGAGCCTGTTCTGGCCGGTTACCAGCGAGAAAACAAGCGTCACGCCACGATTGCTATCGGTTGCACCGGCGGGAAGCACCGCTCGGTTGCTCTGACCGAGGAACTAGCAAAGCGTTTGGCTGAGCTTCCTGGCGTCGTTGTGAGGGTCAAACACAGAGATTTTGGTCGCGAATAGCGACTGCAACAACATCATTACTGAAGAAACAAAGAGGAATTTGGGGATATGGGTCTCACCGAGAACGTTAAACAAGAACTGATTACCGTCGGTGCTGGCAAGACCAGC of the Aurantimicrobium photophilum genome contains:
- a CDS encoding RluA family pseudouridine synthase; translated protein: METRSTPVPDGLDGVRVDAGLARLFGFSRTQAAEIAEAGGVEQNGVALGKSDKLRAEAFLTVSWEEKRGPEIVPMMVPNFGIVYDDDDFVVVDKPVGVAAHPAASWDGPTVLGALAASGFTIATSGAAERAGIVHRLDVGTSGLMVVAKSEKAYSALKQAFHDREVNKIYHAVVQGHPDPLAGTIDAPIGRHPRSDWKFAVTNDGKHAVTHYTTLEAFPFASLLEIKLETGRTHQIRVHMAAQRHPCVGDSLYGADPSLSGRLGLSRQWLHAHKLGFTHPATGEYVEFTSAYPADLQHALDVLAAG
- the rapZ gene encoding RNase adapter RapZ; protein product: MPEQSRNKQEVLIVTGMSGAGRSTVGNALEDLDWYVVDNLPPQMLRPLVELADKAGANLPKIAAVVDVRGRDFFENLQEIIQSMPTETVVRVLFLDATDASLVRRFESVRRPHPLQGDGTILDGIIAERSRMTALRESSDIVVDTSDLNIHQLSTLITEQFAQEDTAGVRLNLMSFGFKYGTPTDVDLIADGRFLPNPFWIPELRGSTGMDKEVSDYVLGQPGAMEFVENYAKALEPVLAGYQRENKRHATIAIGCTGGKHRSVALTEELAKRLAELPGVVVRVKHRDFGRE